The Dehalococcoidales bacterium genome includes the window GTGCCTCGGGGGCGCCTATGTAGAGCTCGATGACGTGAACCGCATCGGCCGGGTAGTCTTGCCCGAAAATAAATGGCAGGTGGACTTTACCACTTTGCAGGGCGATATAACGCAGGACCTGGCCCGGCGCGATTTTACCATAGACGCCATGGCGGCGGCGCTGGACAAAAGCTTAAAAACCATTACCGTCAATGATATTATCGACCCGTTTAACGGTCGGCAAGACCTTGACCGCCGCCTCATCCGGGCGGTGAGCGACAGCGTTTTCACCTCCGACCCCGCCCGCCTGATGCGCGCCGCGCGCCTGGCCGCGGAGCTAGGTTTCGATATCGAGGAAGGCACCGAAAAACTGATTGTAAACAACAGCCATCTGGTGACCGGGGTCGCCGGAGAGCGCATCCGCGAAGAGCTGCTGCGCCTGCTGGCTTTGCCCGGCGCCGCCGGGCGTCTTTTTTACCTGGACCGGCTGGGTTTGCTTACCGCCCTTTTCCCGGAGCTGGAGCCGGCCCGGGGCGTCGAACAGCCGAAACTGCATGTCTGGGACGTGTTCGACCATTCAATACAGACCGTGGCCGCCGTTGAGTTCGTGCTGCGGGAGTCCGGCTGCGATTTCGCCGGGGAAGACGCGCTGGCGGCCGTACCGTGGTCGGATAAACTCCGCCGCCACTTCGACCGCGAAATAAGCCGCGGCAGCACCGGCCGCACCATGCTCAAGCTGGCGGCGCTTTTACATGATATAGCCAAGCCGCAGACCCGCACCGTGGACGGAGAGCGCACCCGGTTCCTGGGGCACCCGGACCAGGGCGCCGCCGCGGCCGCGGCAATTATGACACGGCTGCGCTTCAGTAAGCGTGAAATACAGCTGGTAGCGCTGTTAATTAAATACCACCTCCGCCCCACCCAGATGAGCCACGAGGGCCTGCCTACCGCGCGGGCGGTCTACCGCTTTTTCCGCGATACCGGGGAGGTGGGCATCGACCTGCTTTACCTGTGCCTGGCCGACCACCTGGCGGCGCGGGGGAACACCCTGGACATGGCCGGGTGGCGGGAACACACCCGGGAGACGGAATATGTTTTATCCCGGTACCCGGCGGCGGAAAACCAGGCGGCGCCGGGTAATATTTTTAACGGCAATGACGTGATGCAAAGCCTCAAGCTAAAGCCGGGGCCGGCGGTGGGGGAGCTATTGGAAGCGTTGCGGGAAGCCCGCGCCGCCGGAGAAATAGCCACCCGCGCCCAGGCATTGAAATATCTGAAACGCCTGTTCCGTGAACGGGCTGGGACCAACTGAATTTGAGTTCACCCGGAGAGAAACATGACAAGAAATAACAAGATAGTGCTGCTGGTAATACTGGTCATCTTCGCCTTTACCCTGTGGGTGCTGCTTCCCGTAGACTCCAGCCGTCTGGGGCGGGACGGACTGCGCCTCGGGCTGGACCTGAAGGGCGGCGTGCAGCTGATTTACCAGGCCGATTTCAGCGGGAACAATACCGAGGACCGCCAGGCGTATATGGACCGGGCGGTGCTTACCATTGAAAAACGTATCGACCAGTTCGGCGTTACGGAGCCGGTAGTCCAGCAGCTGGGCAATGACCGCATCATGGTGCA containing:
- a CDS encoding HD domain-containing protein, producing the protein MPALTIEMTKIVIGPEASRLLTQISHFLASKDIPAFIVGGLVRDMLLGRDTADIDIAVDADAPAVAREAAACLGGAYVELDDVNRIGRVVLPENKWQVDFTTLQGDITQDLARRDFTIDAMAAALDKSLKTITVNDIIDPFNGRQDLDRRLIRAVSDSVFTSDPARLMRAARLAAELGFDIEEGTEKLIVNNSHLVTGVAGERIREELLRLLALPGAAGRLFYLDRLGLLTALFPELEPARGVEQPKLHVWDVFDHSIQTVAAVEFVLRESGCDFAGEDALAAVPWSDKLRRHFDREISRGSTGRTMLKLAALLHDIAKPQTRTVDGERTRFLGHPDQGAAAAAAIMTRLRFSKREIQLVALLIKYHLRPTQMSHEGLPTARAVYRFFRDTGEVGIDLLYLCLADHLAARGNTLDMAGWREHTRETEYVLSRYPAAENQAAPGNIFNGNDVMQSLKLKPGPAVGELLEALREARAAGEIATRAQALKYLKRLFRERAGTN